From the Selenomonas timonae genome, one window contains:
- the gyrA gene encoding DNA gyrase subunit A, with translation MDLDFGQGRIVPVNLEHEMKNSYIDYAMSVIVARALPDVRDGLKPVHRRILYAMQGSGMTSSKPYKKSARIVGEVLGKYHPHGDTSVYDAIVRMAQDFSMRYMLADGHGNFGSVDGDSAAAMRYTEVRMSKIAELMLRDIDKETVDFTDNYDGSEKEPTVLPAKFPQLLVNGTAGIAVGMATNIPPHNMVEVINGTLMLIDNPETTIEELMGVIKGPDFPTAGLILGTEEIRKAYTTGRGVVKMRARAHIETMSNGKPRIIVTELPYQVNKARLIEKIAELVRDKQIDGVTDLRDESDRSGMRIVIELRRDSAPNVILNQLYKHTQLQDSFGIIMLALVDGQPVIMNIKQMLGHYISHQETVITRRTQYELAKAEARAHILEGLTIALDHLDAVITTIRESRTADIARTALMDGFKLTEKQAQAILDLRLQRLTGLEREKIEEEYQEVLKMIEELKGILADRIKVLAIIKNELIEVRDKYGDARRTEITFDASEMDIKDLIAEEDVVVTLTLNNYIKRIPLDTYRRQRRGGVGVKGMGTKETDIVSDLLITTTHHDILFFTNRGRAFVLKAYEIPESGRQAKGTAIVNLLAVESDERITAVIQVKEFKPDRFLFLGTKRGVVKKTPLAEFANIRKSGLRAVNLDEDDELIGVKFTDGENRIMLGTRGGKAICFPEDGVRSMGRIARGVRGISLSDGDEVVAMDILKSDSEVLTVTEGGYGKRTTAEEYRTQTRGGKGLINMKVTDKTGSVVGIRVVRENQELMLITTDGIVIRTTVDEISLISRNTQGVKLMTLGESDRVASMATMNRIVDAPSE, from the coding sequence TTGGATCTGGATTTTGGACAGGGGCGCATCGTCCCAGTCAACCTCGAACACGAGATGAAGAACTCCTACATCGACTACGCGATGAGCGTCATCGTCGCACGCGCCCTGCCTGACGTGCGCGACGGTCTGAAGCCCGTGCATCGCCGCATCCTCTACGCGATGCAGGGCTCGGGCATGACGAGCTCGAAGCCCTACAAAAAGTCCGCGCGCATCGTCGGTGAAGTGCTCGGTAAATATCACCCGCACGGCGACACCTCCGTCTACGATGCGATCGTCCGCATGGCGCAGGACTTCTCCATGCGCTACATGCTCGCGGACGGGCACGGCAATTTCGGCTCGGTCGACGGCGACTCGGCGGCGGCAATGCGCTACACCGAGGTGCGCATGTCGAAAATCGCCGAGCTCATGCTGCGCGACATTGATAAAGAAACGGTGGACTTCACGGACAACTACGACGGCTCGGAGAAGGAGCCGACCGTTCTCCCCGCGAAATTCCCGCAGCTCCTCGTCAACGGCACGGCGGGCATCGCCGTCGGCATGGCGACCAACATCCCGCCGCATAACATGGTCGAGGTCATCAATGGCACGCTGATGCTCATTGACAATCCTGAGACGACCATCGAGGAACTCATGGGCGTTATCAAGGGCCCCGACTTCCCGACGGCAGGGCTCATCCTCGGCACCGAGGAGATCCGCAAGGCATATACGACGGGACGCGGCGTGGTGAAAATGCGTGCCCGTGCCCACATTGAAACCATGAGCAACGGGAAGCCGCGCATCATCGTCACCGAGCTCCCGTACCAGGTCAACAAGGCACGTCTCATCGAGAAGATCGCCGAGCTCGTCCGCGACAAGCAGATCGACGGTGTGACGGATCTGCGCGACGAGTCCGACCGCAGTGGTATGCGCATCGTCATTGAGCTGCGCCGCGACAGTGCCCCCAACGTCATACTGAACCAACTTTATAAGCACACGCAGCTGCAGGACAGCTTCGGCATCATCATGCTCGCCCTCGTCGACGGGCAGCCCGTCATCATGAACATCAAGCAGATGCTCGGGCACTACATCAGCCATCAGGAAACGGTCATCACGCGGCGCACGCAGTACGAGCTCGCAAAGGCGGAAGCACGCGCCCATATCCTCGAAGGTCTGACCATTGCCCTCGATCATCTCGACGCTGTCATTACAACGATTCGCGAGAGCCGTACAGCGGACATCGCACGCACGGCACTCATGGATGGGTTCAAGCTCACAGAGAAGCAGGCACAGGCGATCCTCGATCTGCGTCTCCAGCGCCTCACGGGACTTGAGCGCGAGAAGATCGAGGAGGAGTATCAGGAAGTTCTGAAGATGATCGAGGAGCTGAAGGGCATCCTTGCCGACCGCATAAAGGTGCTCGCCATCATCAAGAACGAGCTCATCGAGGTACGCGACAAGTACGGCGATGCGCGCCGCACGGAGATCACGTTTGACGCGAGCGAAATGGACATCAAAGACCTCATCGCCGAGGAAGATGTCGTCGTCACGCTCACGCTGAACAACTACATCAAGCGAATCCCGCTCGACACCTACCGCCGACAGCGGCGCGGGGGCGTCGGCGTGAAGGGCATGGGGACGAAGGAGACGGACATCGTCAGCGACCTCCTCATCACGACGACGCATCACGACATCCTCTTCTTTACGAACCGCGGGCGCGCATTCGTGCTGAAGGCATACGAAATCCCCGAGAGCGGGCGGCAGGCGAAGGGCACCGCCATCGTGAACCTCCTCGCTGTCGAGAGCGACGAGCGCATCACCGCCGTCATTCAGGTCAAGGAGTTCAAGCCCGACCGCTTCCTCTTCCTTGGCACGAAGCGCGGCGTGGTGAAAAAGACGCCGCTCGCCGAGTTTGCCAACATCCGCAAGAGTGGGCTGCGCGCCGTCAACCTTGACGAGGACGACGAGCTCATCGGCGTGAAGTTCACGGACGGCGAGAACCGCATCATGCTCGGTACGCGCGGCGGCAAGGCAATCTGCTTCCCTGAGGACGGCGTGCGCTCGATGGGACGCATCGCGCGCGGCGTGCGCGGCATCAGCCTCAGCGACGGCGATGAAGTTGTCGCGATGGACATCCTCAAGAGCGACTCCGAGGTGCTCACCGTCACCGAGGGCGGCTACGGCAAGCGCACGACCGCCGAGGAGTACCGCACGCAGACGCGCGGCGGCAAGGGACTCATCAACATGAAGGTCACGGACAAGACCGGCTCCGTCGTCGGCATCCGCGTTGTGCGCGAGAATCAGGAGCTCATGCTCATCACGACGGACGGCATCGTCATCCGCACGACCGTCGACGAGATCTCGCTGATCAGCCGCAACACGCAGGGCGTCAAGCTCATGACCCTCGGCGAGAGCGACCGCGTCGCCTCGATGGCGACGATGAACCGCATCGTTGACGCGCCGAGCGAGTAA
- the relB gene encoding type II toxin-antitoxin system RelB family antitoxin has translation MSLAVHLNPRDAKLFKKHAARSGMTLSAFAAAAMRERMEDELDRQAYEEAMAEFRKNPITYTLEEVEKELGLA, from the coding sequence ATGAGCCTTGCCGTTCATCTGAACCCGCGCGATGCGAAGCTCTTTAAGAAGCACGCAGCCCGTAGCGGCATGACCCTCTCCGCGTTCGCCGCTGCGGCCATGCGCGAGCGCATGGAGGACGAACTCGACCGTCAGGCATATGAGGAGGCCATGGCAGAGTTCCGCAAGAACCCCATTACCTACACCTTGGAAGAGGTAGAGAAAGAGCTGGGACTTGCATGA
- a CDS encoding type II toxin-antitoxin system RelE family toxin, translating to MSYHVEFSPQAKKQLKKLDRYVYATIIAWIRRNLEGCTNPRLHGKGLTANLSGQWRYRVNDYRLIADIQDDRVIILVVRVAHRCAVYD from the coding sequence ATGAGTTATCATGTCGAGTTCAGCCCACAGGCGAAAAAGCAGTTAAAGAAACTCGACCGCTACGTCTACGCAACAATCATCGCATGGATTCGTCGTAATCTCGAAGGATGCACTAACCCGCGCCTTCACGGCAAAGGACTGACGGCGAACCTCAGCGGTCAGTGGCGCTACCGCGTAAACGACTACCGCCTCATTGCGGACATTCAGGACGACAGGGTCATTATCCTCGTTGTGCGCGTTGCACACCGCTGCGCCGTCTACGATTAA
- the dsdA gene encoding D-serine ammonia-lyase produces the protein MNRDALIAADPALRAVADAEETAWINPRLLPFDMVDGLSQLVVSDADIADAAARLQRFAPFIRRAFPETEETNGLIESPLRPIPKMQQRLAAEYHAVIPGRLLLKMDSHLAIAGSVKARGGIYEVLKHAEDLAIGAGLLTIDDDYGKLADMRDFFARYTMQVGSTGNLGMSIGIMSAAIGFRVRVHMSADAKAWKKNLLRSHGVEVIEYADDYSRAVAEGRRASDADPMSHFVDDEKSVDLFLGYAVAAERLAAQLADLNITVDSEHPLIVYIPAGVGGAPGGVSYGLRRLYHDNVHCFFVEPAQCPSVLLGVATQRYEQVSVHDIGIAGKTDADGLACASPSSLVTRIMTNHMAGVFTVSEAHLYDYLRDLNASEGIRIEPSSCASFAGPLGLLRFPDARAYCAVHGLTPERLGHATQIAWATGGRLVPEEIWTEYLATYR, from the coding sequence ATGAACAGAGACGCCCTTATCGCCGCTGACCCCGCACTGCGCGCGGTCGCGGATGCAGAGGAGACCGCGTGGATCAACCCGCGCCTCCTGCCGTTTGACATGGTGGACGGTCTCTCTCAGCTCGTCGTATCCGATGCAGATATTGCGGATGCAGCTGCGCGGCTCCAGCGCTTTGCCCCGTTCATCCGCCGTGCATTTCCCGAGACGGAGGAGACGAACGGACTCATCGAGTCGCCCCTGCGCCCGATTCCGAAGATGCAGCAGCGCCTTGCGGCAGAGTATCACGCTGTGATCCCCGGCCGCCTCCTGCTCAAGATGGATAGCCACCTCGCCATTGCGGGCTCAGTCAAGGCGCGCGGTGGCATCTATGAGGTGCTGAAACACGCGGAGGATCTGGCGATCGGTGCAGGACTTTTGACCATAGATGACGACTATGGTAAGCTCGCCGATATGCGTGATTTTTTCGCACGCTACACCATGCAGGTCGGTTCCACAGGCAACCTCGGCATGTCCATCGGCATCATGAGTGCGGCGATCGGCTTCCGCGTGCGCGTGCATATGTCGGCGGATGCAAAAGCGTGGAAAAAGAACCTCCTGCGCAGCCACGGCGTCGAGGTCATCGAATATGCGGATGATTACTCGCGTGCAGTTGCAGAGGGGCGGCGTGCCTCGGACGCCGATCCGATGAGTCACTTCGTCGACGATGAAAAGTCCGTCGATCTCTTCCTCGGCTACGCCGTCGCCGCCGAGCGCCTTGCCGCGCAGCTTGCCGACCTTAATATTACAGTGGACAGCGAGCATCCGCTCATTGTCTATATTCCTGCGGGTGTCGGTGGTGCGCCGGGCGGCGTCTCGTACGGACTGCGCCGCCTCTATCACGACAACGTGCACTGCTTCTTTGTCGAGCCGGCACAGTGTCCCTCCGTCCTCCTCGGCGTCGCGACGCAGCGATACGAGCAGGTGAGTGTGCACGACATCGGCATCGCGGGCAAGACGGATGCGGACGGTCTCGCCTGTGCCAGCCCATCCAGCCTCGTGACGCGCATCATGACGAACCATATGGCGGGTGTATTTACGGTCTCGGAGGCGCATCTTTACGACTATCTGCGCGACCTCAATGCGAGCGAGGGCATCCGCATCGAGCCGTCGAGCTGTGCCTCGTTTGCAGGGCCGCTCGGACTCCTGCGCTTCCCCGATGCGCGCGCCTACTGCGCCGTGCACGGACTTACGCCAGAGCGCCTCGGGCATGCGACGCAGATCGCGTGGGCGACAGGCGGCCGACTCGTCCCCGAGGAGATCTGGACAGAATATCTCGCGACATATCGCTGA
- a CDS encoding AAA family ATPase: MTARNECKELLARYGIARIPFIALHTVERARALDLLKEVAAELSLPFCIHTLSKGVYDLATDKILNEDKSIYGAIDFIGEQMKHRANLTLVLTEIPDLSTDTSDARQLLDLVTLANETGGQIIVLTTSPIWNPLQRLGLTPSPPLPHEDEMYAIIRGYIDDYRAEITIEWDDMDIREAASILSGVTAIEAENVMAALIAKKSIRKEDMDEVRTAKDRLFSDISGLEKIEVDESVRDVGGLAGLRNWLDEKRLLFTAEKRSLLREKGLKSPRGILLVGVPGCGKSLSAKAISANWKLPLYRLDFATVQGSYVGQTEQQLRDALTTAENVAPCILWIDEIEKGLSGAGSSNDGGVSTRMVGQFLFWLQECRKQVFVVATANDVSMLPSELLRRGRFDELFFIDLPTADERRDILRLYMRKYLELDFAGAFADTLVAMTDGFTGADLESTVRDLAYRVIANPDFQLNEENLRTAFGNVVPLSETAPEKIAAIRDWGRERAVPASGRPIGSETELKKSTETRTRRVLV; the protein is encoded by the coding sequence ATGACCGCACGAAACGAGTGTAAAGAACTTCTCGCGCGCTACGGCATCGCGCGCATCCCCTTCATCGCGCTCCACACCGTTGAGCGCGCCCGCGCCCTCGACCTGCTGAAGGAAGTCGCGGCAGAGCTCTCCCTCCCGTTCTGCATCCACACCCTCTCCAAGGGCGTCTACGACCTCGCGACCGATAAAATTCTGAACGAGGACAAATCCATCTACGGCGCCATCGACTTCATCGGCGAGCAGATGAAGCACCGCGCGAACCTCACCCTCGTCCTCACCGAGATCCCCGACCTCTCGACCGACACGAGCGACGCGCGCCAGCTGCTCGACCTCGTGACCCTCGCGAACGAGACCGGCGGGCAGATCATCGTCCTCACAACCTCCCCCATCTGGAACCCCCTGCAGCGCCTCGGGCTCACCCCCTCGCCGCCGCTCCCCCATGAGGACGAGATGTACGCCATCATCCGCGGCTATATCGACGACTACCGCGCAGAGATCACAATCGAATGGGATGATATGGACATCCGCGAGGCAGCGTCCATACTCAGTGGAGTCACCGCCATTGAGGCAGAGAACGTCATGGCGGCGCTCATCGCGAAGAAATCCATCCGCAAGGAGGACATGGACGAGGTGCGCACGGCAAAGGATCGCCTCTTCTCCGACATCTCCGGACTCGAGAAGATCGAGGTTGACGAGAGCGTGCGCGATGTCGGCGGGCTTGCGGGTCTCCGCAACTGGCTCGACGAGAAACGCCTCCTCTTTACGGCAGAGAAGCGGAGCCTCCTGCGCGAAAAGGGGCTCAAGTCCCCGCGCGGCATCCTCCTCGTCGGCGTGCCCGGCTGCGGCAAGTCCCTCTCAGCAAAGGCGATCTCCGCGAACTGGAAACTGCCGCTCTACCGCCTCGACTTTGCAACCGTACAGGGCAGCTACGTTGGGCAGACCGAGCAGCAGCTGCGCGACGCACTCACCACCGCCGAGAACGTCGCGCCGTGCATCCTCTGGATCGACGAGATCGAGAAGGGGCTCTCGGGCGCAGGCAGCTCGAATGACGGCGGCGTCTCCACGCGCATGGTCGGGCAGTTCCTCTTTTGGCTGCAGGAGTGCCGCAAGCAGGTCTTTGTCGTCGCAACTGCGAACGATGTCTCCATGCTCCCCTCCGAGCTCTTGCGGCGCGGGCGCTTCGACGAACTCTTCTTCATCGATCTGCCGACCGCTGACGAGCGCCGCGACATCCTGCGCCTCTATATGCGGAAATATCTGGAGCTCGACTTCGCGGGCGCATTCGCTGACACCCTCGTCGCCATGACCGACGGCTTTACGGGCGCGGATCTTGAGTCCACCGTGCGCGATCTCGCGTATCGCGTCATCGCGAATCCCGATTTCCAATTAAATGAAGAAAATCTGCGCACGGCATTCGGCAACGTCGTCCCGCTCTCCGAGACCGCACCCGAGAAGATCGCCGCCATCCGCGACTGGGGACGCGAACGCGCCGTCCCCGCGAGCGGCCGCCCCATCGGCAGCGAGACCGAGCTGAAGAAATCCACTGAGACACGCACGCGCAGAGTGTTGGTATAA
- a CDS encoding DUF456 domain-containing protein, giving the protein MRQDETSLDRKAILIVDAYASGLLGRDTEGLLTRQIDAWIERLSEKAGFVEEQERRWKKALDVMQPEKPEEDSYPYLAKYSPLIVHMQRVLGGAYLHEKFYGHLKQVFEQQPPLRTLVQELDRILTSLVTDFDAAEQPLRAAAALEQLVVDAGGDEERAKREMKLKEKAFEERRDFMQLLTDAAMNPAESHASVMTQKMALAVSRDWILSAYRDHIAENRAAVPNIISFKIGGFEGETADGENEAELLKRFQAWNDYERDLALANLRLTNGQKFAQWGGILTAVLGFYLGGAVGLVIGIAIGAYMYYSYRTAVRALEEQRAALMEDYAKQGESGMAILCGILAEVVDYRDEFAQRDAESKNVIDFLSELNPAEFRVSMDKGRRIQIQEGSHV; this is encoded by the coding sequence ATGCGGCAGGACGAGACATCGCTTGACCGCAAGGCGATTCTCATCGTCGACGCCTATGCGAGCGGCCTCCTCGGACGCGATACGGAGGGTCTGCTCACGCGGCAGATCGATGCGTGGATCGAACGTCTCTCGGAGAAGGCGGGCTTTGTCGAGGAGCAGGAACGCCGCTGGAAAAAGGCGCTCGACGTCATGCAGCCGGAGAAACCCGAGGAGGACAGCTATCCCTACCTCGCGAAGTACAGCCCGCTCATCGTCCACATGCAGCGCGTCCTCGGCGGCGCATATCTGCACGAGAAATTCTACGGCCATCTAAAGCAAGTCTTTGAACAGCAGCCGCCCCTGCGCACTCTCGTACAGGAGCTCGACCGCATCCTCACGAGCCTTGTGACCGACTTCGACGCGGCGGAGCAGCCCCTGCGCGCGGCGGCGGCACTCGAGCAGCTCGTCGTCGATGCGGGCGGCGATGAGGAGCGCGCAAAACGCGAGATGAAGCTGAAGGAAAAGGCATTCGAGGAGCGGCGCGACTTCATGCAGCTCCTCACGGATGCCGCCATGAATCCCGCGGAGTCGCATGCGAGCGTCATGACACAGAAAATGGCGCTCGCCGTATCGCGTGACTGGATTCTCTCGGCCTACCGTGACCACATCGCCGAGAATCGCGCCGCCGTTCCGAACATCATCTCGTTCAAGATCGGCGGATTCGAGGGCGAGACGGCGGACGGCGAGAACGAAGCGGAACTGCTCAAGCGCTTTCAGGCGTGGAACGACTACGAGCGCGACCTCGCGCTTGCAAATCTGCGCCTGACGAACGGACAGAAATTTGCGCAGTGGGGCGGCATCCTCACAGCCGTCCTCGGATTCTACCTCGGCGGCGCCGTCGGGCTCGTCATCGGCATTGCCATCGGCGCGTATATGTACTACTCCTACCGTACGGCTGTACGCGCACTCGAGGAGCAGCGCGCTGCCCTGATGGAGGACTATGCAAAGCAGGGAGAGTCGGGCATGGCAATCCTGTGCGGCATCCTCGCCGAGGTCGTGGACTACCGCGACGAGTTCGCACAGCGCGATGCGGAGAGCAAGAACGTCATCGATTTCCTCTCGGAGCTGAACCCCGCAGAATTCCGCGTCAGTATGGACAAAGGTCGTCGTATACAGATACAGGAGGGGAGCCATGTCTGA
- a CDS encoding CatB-related O-acetyltransferase, with product MSDFSPRVRSVPFDAYPEMALLTLGIRSYLTSGTAHAFTTDAHILVGNYCSLAHELDFYLGMNHNHHAISSYPFASILNASDENQHASYNHHQIIIGHDVWIGASVSLMSGIHIGNGAVIGADAVVTKDVPPYAIVVGNPAHVVKYRFDEETIARLQRIKWWNWPQEKIEKYIPAYGDDMAGFLDKFDVPEIGENPDKTATSIMDLRAEGYEVSYLIPDFEIQFPYTVWTRVIDSFLQTYTSEDKAALIIALPDTKGVETYAQAIAARIAEVGARAPLILTHTCGRNFPFSIAALKASNAYITTRKPVCSYAVDYAADAGIAIRYGLDQRALLFPPID from the coding sequence ATGTCGGATTTCTCACCACGCGTTCGCAGTGTTCCGTTTGACGCCTATCCAGAGATGGCGCTTCTGACGCTCGGTATACGGAGCTATCTGACATCGGGAACGGCGCATGCCTTTACTACAGATGCGCATATCCTCGTCGGTAATTACTGCTCTCTCGCACATGAGTTGGATTTTTACCTTGGGATGAACCACAATCATCATGCGATTAGCTCGTATCCGTTCGCATCTATCCTCAATGCGTCGGATGAAAATCAGCATGCGTCGTATAATCACCATCAGATCATCATCGGGCACGATGTCTGGATCGGCGCAAGCGTATCGCTGATGAGTGGTATCCATATAGGAAACGGGGCGGTGATCGGCGCAGATGCCGTGGTGACAAAGGATGTTCCGCCGTATGCGATTGTAGTCGGGAATCCCGCACACGTCGTCAAGTATCGCTTCGATGAAGAGACCATTGCGCGTCTTCAGCGGATCAAGTGGTGGAATTGGCCGCAAGAAAAGATTGAAAAATATATTCCAGCGTATGGCGACGATATGGCGGGATTCCTCGACAAATTTGATGTACCAGAGATAGGGGAGAATCCGGATAAAACGGCTACCTCCATCATGGATCTGCGCGCCGAGGGCTATGAGGTCTCCTACCTTATTCCCGACTTTGAAATACAATTCCCGTACACTGTATGGACACGCGTGATTGACAGCTTCCTTCAGACGTATACGAGCGAAGATAAGGCGGCACTTATCATTGCCCTGCCCGATACTAAGGGCGTAGAGACCTATGCGCAGGCAATCGCCGCCCGCATCGCAGAGGTCGGGGCGCGTGCACCGCTCATTCTTACGCATACGTGCGGCAGGAATTTTCCCTTTTCCATCGCCGCGCTCAAGGCATCGAACGCTTATATCACGACGCGTAAGCCTGTCTGCTCCTATGCTGTCGACTACGCGGCGGACGCTGGGATTGCAATTCGTTACGGGCTGGATCAGAGGGCACTGCTCTTCCCCCCAATCGACTGA
- a CDS encoding MurR/RpiR family transcriptional regulator, translating to MKILSQLDNPPFRVSKGDRKIINCIRARLTDIPRMTIREIALACGTAEATCTRFVRKMGFASLADFKAALAEEGAELGRYLDRGNIRNNESARETARKLLSTNMIALEKTQDIIRNETIDTCVDLLIGAQRIAFIGLGYSGIIAQDSYFKFLRIGMNCIAPRDNHTMRMIAAIMEPGDVIFAISHSGETAEILETVDIARARGLRIISLTENHPSSLRRASDVSLTYIAEETPLETGSIASKMAQFFLVDLVYTEVLKILPPSAMEKKIRTTEAVWHSKI from the coding sequence GTGAAGATACTCAGCCAGCTGGACAACCCGCCGTTCCGTGTCTCCAAGGGCGACCGCAAAATCATCAACTGCATCCGCGCGCGCCTTACGGACATCCCGCGCATGACCATTCGCGAGATTGCGCTTGCGTGCGGCACAGCGGAGGCGACCTGCACGCGCTTCGTGCGGAAGATGGGCTTTGCGAGCCTCGCCGACTTCAAGGCGGCGCTCGCCGAGGAGGGCGCGGAGCTCGGACGCTATCTCGACCGCGGCAACATTCGGAACAACGAGAGTGCGCGCGAGACCGCACGCAAGCTCCTCTCCACGAACATGATCGCCCTCGAGAAGACGCAGGACATCATCCGCAACGAGACCATCGACACCTGCGTTGATCTCCTCATCGGGGCGCAGCGCATTGCCTTCATCGGGCTGGGCTACTCAGGTATCATCGCGCAGGACTCCTATTTCAAATTCCTGCGCATCGGCATGAACTGCATCGCGCCGCGCGACAATCACACGATGCGCATGATCGCCGCCATCATGGAGCCGGGCGACGTCATCTTTGCCATCTCGCACTCGGGCGAGACAGCGGAGATCCTCGAGACCGTCGACATCGCACGCGCGCGGGGACTTCGGATCATCTCGCTCACGGAGAACCATCCGTCCAGCCTGCGCCGCGCCTCCGACGTGAGCCTCACCTACATCGCCGAGGAGACCCCGCTCGAGACCGGCTCCATTGCGTCCAAGATGGCACAGTTCTTCCTCGTCGATCTCGTCTACACAGAGGTCTTGAAGATCCTCCCGCCGAGTGCGATGGAAAAGAAAATCCGCACAACCGAAGCCGTCTGGCACAGTAAGATATAG